TGACCTCGACGATCAACACCCAGGAACTATCGGATTAGCAGAAAGATTAAGGAAGCAGTGGCgaattcttctttctgcGTTGTCGGTCATTGCCTTGGTCATATTGGGAGTTATTCTGCTGATTTGGTATTCTTCTGACTCGCCTGAGAGAGGCACCGAAAGAATCAACTTTGACACTGTTCCGAGTGACTACTGCGGATCTACCGTAGTCGAAGCCCGTGCAAAAGGATGCGTGTTCGATCTGGTCACCAACAACTGGGTCCCAAAGCGCTGTGCAGATGCTGAAACAGCTCAAGAGTTCCGGGAATGGGTTTCCAATAATGTCAGACTTCGACAGTCATGGCCATACTACTATGATGGCCACGGAGAAAGGCAGATTGCctctgaggaggagatggcaGCAATGGTCGGGCAGCTCGTCTACACTACGACTGAGAATCATCTGGGACATTGCACCTTTCTCATGCGACGATTACATCGTTTCCTGGACAGCGATGCGGAGACAGCCATTTCCCGGATTAATTTCAATCACACCCTGCACTGCTCCTCGGAGATCCTTCGGGCGGTGGGTAATCCTGAATGCGAGGATCGTGGAACAATCACGTCGGCTTTTTTGGTTGGCATTACCGGGTGTTAGTGAGTGGTGGCGCGGATGGTTGACTGTGGCAATCCATAATCATGATTTTTTACCTGTCTTCTGTATTGCGCCATCAATGAGTATAGACGTGTAATACCTACTAGCGTACATCCTTATGTGGCCTTATACTGCATGATTACTCTTGGCACTCCTCTGATTACCATCAACTGTGGGTCAATGTTTCAGGCTTATGGTAAGATTCTCTCActaaatctatatttctcTTGGGGATTCGATGATAGATTTATTTTGCCTATTTCAGTACATACCTGCGGTACGTCCCACCAACCGTGATGGCTATCCAGATGTTTGGACAAGTCGACCATCTTCCATCCGTAATACTTGATCCGAGCCCTCTCTTCCCTGGTTCTGCAATACGTTCATTCCATGTGTAATGGTAATCACAGTATGGCCCCGGCTTGTAAATTCTTCCATAATCTGCTGCATTGAGGATGCAGTCACTTCGTCCAATGAGGCACTAGGTTCGTCTAGGAGCAATATGGGCCGCCGGCCATCCAGCGAGCATTCGTAGCATGATATTGCTGACCGAGCCCGTAATAGCGCCTGGGCAGACGCAAATACCTGTCTCTGACCAGTGGAGAGCGGCGGAAAATCCGACAAAGTTTTGTCCAAAGCGTCGCGTCCCACAGTCATGGTCATGCCTTGGCCCAcgggagaagagaaatgggACCAAAGGTTTGTCTTTATCAAGGTTTTCCAGATGGCAGTACTGTCGTGTTGGCCGTAAGGGTCCAGATTGAAGCGAATACTAGCGCTAGGTAGAATAAATGGTTCCTGGGGAATACTGACGAAACAGCGTTGTCGCACGATTCGGAGTGGCAGGCGTGCGAGGTCCATATTGTCAACCTCGATCAAACCATCCTGCTTGTCAAGTAACTGTAATAGCGCAAGGATAAAAGTACTCTTTCCACTAAATCATGTCagaaatttttaatatttcctATAACAagctttttttatctttccaTTCTTAAGTATCATACCTTCCTGTTCGGCCCCGGATAGTGATATTTTGTCCAGCTGGGACTTCCAAAGTCACGTCTCGAAGTATTGGCGTCTGCGATCTAACAACATCCGTCAGCCGAATTATCATAGCAACACCATTTTCACGTAAGCATTCAAACGGATGCCTACTTATAAGCAGCTGATAAGCTTCTGATTCTAATTGTTCCCGTTGTTGGCCACTCCAAGCGAGGCTCCAAAACGTCGCGGCTGCTTTTCTCCACAGGAGtatcctcctccaccgaTTTGAGCCGTGCCACAGAGCCAAGGGAGGTCTCCAGGCTCGTCCAGCTCTCTACCGACCGTAGAAGAGTAGTGTTGGCTGCTATAATCATGTTCAGTGCAACCCCAACCTGGCCGCCGGTGGCACTCTCCCGGAAGGTAATGGCGAAAGCAATCAGAATAACAGCGATTGCAGTAATTAGCAGATCAAGGACAACGTTCAGCCACCTCTGTAAGCATAGCAGTAGATACATCGTTCCTTGAGACTTGTCTAACTTCATAATATTGGAAGATTCAAATCTGGACTCCCATCCAAAGGCTCGAATTGTGTCAACTCCTTCAACCTGCAAAAGGCTTAGTTACACTGTATGGCATGCAGATTTGCTCTTACCGTTTCAacaatattagtatatagttCAGACCGTGACTCAAGATCAATAAAGCGCAGCTGTCGAGAGGTTCGAAGATAAATTCGTTGTATAAAATATATGCAAACGGCGCAGCAAGGAAGAGTGCTTGCCATGACAGGTTGCACCATGAAGAGAACAATAGCCTGCATCAGCAGCTTGAATATCTCTTTGAGGCGAGTTAGTTAGGCACAGGGATAGGTCCTTTCCTTTAGACTTACGATTGCTCAAGTTTGCAAACGCAGCGGGGAGTTGCTTATCCACGAGTTGAATGTCCTGTCCGAACCTGAAGATAGGTAGTGCTTAGTACGGTGTTCTTATAGTTCGATGGGATATACCACAGACCTATTCAAAATTGTCCCCGCTTCCGCAGAAGAGAAGTAGGAAAGGGGGGCACTTTGTGCAATTAGCAGTAAGACCTAGATAGATCATGGTCGAGAAATTACTTGAGGATTTTTGAAAGTAGCCGAGAGTGCAACGTGAAACCTGATCGTGGCGCAATAAGGATATGAGTGGACCTGTTTCTTGTGTTAGATAATCTGTTAATCCTAAGGCCCCGGGAAGGCACATATGAACATTACCACATAGTTCCATTTGTGGCTAACCAGGCAATACAAGAAGCTACAAAATACAGGAGGAGGTATCCCCTGGATCCTGCACTGCCGGAATCGGTCCACCATCTTAGAATGTTCTGTGAGAAGGTAAGGCAAAATGCGTACACTGCGGTGCAGCTAATCATCAAAAGAATATTGCGAATACCAACTGAGCTGAAATAATATCCTGCGTCGTATTAGTTGTCATTTTGTAGAATGTTGGGGCATTATTACGGTATACTGCGATATCGCCGATTCTCCTTGCCAAATCATCAGCGGCATCAGTCATACGCATCTTGTCCGCCTGAACCTTGAAGCGATCGGACGTCTGATCATCGTGGTCTTTGATAGCCGTCGCTTGTGTATCTGATGTTCCTGTCCCTTCATATGCTGAAACATCCTCGGGGCTCATAGGCTGGACATGATTATTGGTTAGTACAATGACCTGGTCGGCGATATTCAAGTATGTATCTAGAATATACTTAGCGCTTGCTCGGAGATACGACCAAAGCTCACGGAAGACGTACCTTCTGCAGTAATCAAGAACACCGTGGTCTGCATTCTCCGGAAGAGTCCCCCAGGGCCTAGTAGAGCTCCTATGATATGCTTCTTGACACCCCCGTCTAGCGAACTGAAAGGGTCATCCAAGATGACAATCCGACTACGAGAATATACTGCCCGAGCGAGTGCCTGTGATATAGGCCTTAGTCTCCGTGATCGACTCAACCATCGTGCAAAGGGACCTACAATGCGCGACTTTTGCCCTCCAGACAAATTAATTCCATTATTCGTAATGCATGACTGGCTGCCGTCCGGATCCTCAAGCGTCTCCAAATCAACCGAGAGGCAGCAAGCGTCCAAAACAGTTTGGTACCAGGTGTAGTCGATCACTCTAGAACCACCGCATATAATATCACGAATTGATGCATTAGGCAACCAAGGTGTCTGGTTGCAAAACGCAATCTGCTCATCAGGCAGACAAATCCTTCCACGAGCCGGCCTAGTTTCTCCCAGTAGGGCGGATGCCAGGATCGATTTGCCAGTCCCAACAGGCCCTGTGCATATGACAATCGACCCTTGGTTTACCTTCAAGTTGATATCGCGTAGCAATGGACATGACTCGCCCGATAGGCAGATGTCAACATGCTCTAGCACCATGGCGCTCGTCCTATCATTGTCTGTGTCTCCTACATCTTTAGGTTTCTGAGGTAAACCATGCCTCTCGTCCAGCAGTTGTTGTTCAGTCAGATATTCTTGTATTCTTCGGAAATTCGCTAACGAGGCTACTGCCCGTGGAATGATTGTCATCACCATGTTCGCTGGATGGGTCACCATCGTCAGTAGGGCTACAGAGGTAAACACTGTACCCGCGTCGAGGGCGTAGTCAAGGCCGCGAAAAATAGCAAATATACCCAGCGTTAAAGCCGGCGAAAAAATTCCCAGGGCATTCGCTGTGTCCTCCATCAGTAACCAGCACGAGGAAAAGCTTCTTTCTGAATGTTAGGAATATTATTACCACTGGCATTGTATGCTACCATGATCCACCTCATCTTTTTCGACAAGCTGATCTCGCGAGATCGTAGTTCGGAAATTAGAGAGCTAATTGCGTCCTCGAGTCCTAACATCTTCACGCTTTTAGCTCCTGCAAGGACAGACGTGATCGTCGCGAGTCGAGCCTGCGTCGCAGTGGACCAATCCGCCTGTCTCCCTTGGATGTGCTTCGCAACATATGCACTAAGTCTGGAACAACCTATTATGATAAACCTTCAGTTATTCGGCATTTTTCGGGCTATAGCCTAGCCAAGGAGACCATACCAATCACCATGATCAAAGGGATACCTGCAAACCATCCGATTTTCTTGACTAATAAGGCCGTTCCGACCATCACCTCAATAATCTGTGCCCATGTCTCGTGCCACATCTCTGCTACTCCGATGACATTATCCACGTCCGCAGTAATGAGCGCCAAGACCTTTCCATCCTGGATGGTGGGTTTTACGACTCTAAAGCAGCGAGCATGAACGAGACCAATGAGTGCTCCCCTGGTCATGACTTGTAGGCGGTTGAGCCGGTGTTGGTACAATGATGTTGTAATCTATTCATAATGTTAAGCTTCATCAACCCATAAGGAACTCGTATAAGATGATTACTAACCGCTAGGCCAGAGTAAATCATAATGGTGAGAATGACGATCCAATAGCCCGAAGAGGTCTGTTCGCCTAGCAATGCTTTATCCTGGACAAACTGGATTGTAATGCCCATCAAGATCGGTTGGGAGTAGCGGAAGAGTATCAAGAAAAGGCGCGGTATTACAGGAGCCCAGAATTCCCTTAGGAAACACTTTACAAGGATGATCGGCAACGTAAGCTTTGTTTCTGGCTTTGCTTCGAGGCATAGTCAGCTTGAATTCGTTATAACAATGGGTTAGGCCTTACATCTCCCTCCCCAGGCGCGAATGATTCGCCTGCGTAGAGACCTTGAAGACAATGGCCGATCCAGACTGGGCAGCTCCGTCTGTGTCAACGATGCATCGTATCCCGCCTTCAGGATCGAATTTATCCACCAGAATGTAGCACGACCCAAGATTCCCGTCACTGTCTCAGGGGGGAGATGCCGGTAGCGCTCTTGCAAAATTCCAGTCTTGCTACAAGACTCTGTGGCCAGAAGAGGCagctccaccaccacccgAATGATGACTAGGGCGAATTCATGGCTCACCGATTGTCGGAACAATAGCGGAATACTGATGATGTCCTTTACTAGGAATAATGTAAGATAAATGATGACCGCACTTGATGGTCGTACATTCCGATAATGTTCCACATAGGACAACATGCACAACCCCAATGCAGCCAGGAATGATGCAACTGCGGGAAGTAGGCCCCGATGGGAGGTTGTTACTCTAGTAGAACTGAGTAGGTATAACAACTGGATCGCAGAAAAGCCTATTCCCAGGGCCTTGTCATTCCTTTGGTAAGTTGAGGCAAGGTAAATATGATTGGGGGTCACTTACCAGTTTTAGTCGACCTGATAGGCTAGGAAACACCACCTTTGTAGCGGCACCACGGCGTCTCCATAGTCCAAGTGGTGTGTAGATCACAAAGAGCAACGACCACATCGCCGAAACTTCAGCTAACCACATATACTCGGCCACCATTGTGAATTTACGTatgagagaaaaagcaaggTGATGAATGACACCAGCTTTACTACTGTGCAAGTATGATGTGCATTGGACATTTGGGGTAGGTGGGCTTAGTTATTGTATTATCTAGAGAGTAGGATAACCAAGTAGGAAAGTCTGAAAGCACACTGAACGTATGTTGGTCGTGTAAAAtactaatagatatataatagGTGTGGGTCAAATTCCCTCGACGgagataaataaaaagagtaCACAGTAATGGCAAGGATTGTAAAACACAAATGGGGAAATAAATCTCTGAGATTATCTTATTGTGGATATTATGGTGGAGTCAACCGTCAGACCGTGCTAAAGTGATAAGTGCAACCTATTTTGAAAGAATATGCAGTATTATCCAGTAATTAATTTTGAATCGTATTCCTCAATGCCgaaaaatattctaataacTTAGGGAGAGCGGTGAAGTGAACATTCTACCTAATCTAGTCACACTAATTTCTGACCTCGGCACCCCGATATTAGTAATTCCCATAACCCCGAAGTCGCTTTTCGGATTGGCCATTTGTGAGGGCATTTGTACCTCATATTGCGCAATTTTGCGACCCCGGTGCTTCTGTTATTTATGAAATGAGCCCGAGAAATGGGCTTGAATGTACTGAAAAGCTGCCTGTCGGTGGGTGTCAGGTATGCTCAGGCCAATATCCTCCTCACTGAAAATGAAAACCCGAGGTTCTCTCAAATCGTACTTGGGCCACCGGTAAGGAGTTCTGGTCAGGCCCACATTCGGGTCCAGGGCTGTGATAAATCCTGCCCACATAGTCCCCATTAACCTGGACATATCATAATAGCCTAAACTCTTCTCGAGGAATGCATTGCCTTCGAACCCCAGACCATCCAAATTCTGGAATAGGGGGGCAATCTCGGCTCCGTGAGGAACTCCGATCCGTGGATCTTGGACCCAAGCCGGTGTCGCATTGAAGATGTAACTGTAACAATGAGCGGAAACTGCAAATTGTTCGCAGAGAAGTCGCTGTGCAGCATTGACCTCGATGTCTCCCAGAACATTTTTGACGCGGTCAAGAAGTTCCTTACTGGTAAACGAGCCAACCGGGGGGTTCAAGACTCGACTGTCATTGGTATCTGGGTAGAAGCTAAGCAGTTGCTGGATGGTTGCCGGTGGGTATCCACTATGCTCTGTTATTCAATCTTaagtctttcttttcctgggaATATATTGTAGGGAAGCCGTACCGGTTAGAAATATTCTGAAGTCTTCCCACGTTGAGACTTGAGATGGGATGTACGTGGCTGCTTCACTGGAGACAACCCCGCTAAGCACAGGCACCTTAACAAAACGCCCCTCCTTGATATCAAAACTCCCAAATGCCTGGACAAAATCCCCGTCCAGCCTTGGAATGGAAAAACTTGCCATCATATAGCTGCTGGCATCTGCAGAGTCATTGAATGCTGCGTTGAGCTCCTCGAACGGTTTATGGCGCAGGCATTCCAACTGATCATCTGATGTATCGCAACCGGCCGCTATGCAGAGTTGCTGCCACAGGTCGTCTATATCCACTGTTCGAAAGGAAGTCCTTGCAATAGGAGTTCCGCTCTGCAAAATGGCAGCACGAAACAAACCATCGTCTCGGCCGCCATACGCAGTTAGGTGACGTCCTACCGATACGGCGCCAGAGCTGCCTCCCCAAATTGTAACCTTTGTCCTATCGCCCCCGAAGGCGTGGATGTTTTCTTGGATCCAATGAAGAGCTAGTCGCTGATCCTGGAGACCCAAATTCATGTTTCTCGTGCCTTGGACGGACTCGCCGGCAATAAAACCCCAGAGGGACGATCGATAATTGATCGAGACACCGATGAATGGAAGGCCTACCGATGCTGCATGGGCGACGAGAAAGGACATATTATATCTGCCGTCGCTAGATCCTCCCCCATGGCGTCCCCCACCGTATATGTATACCCCTACTGGCAATAGGCGTCGTTCGTATCCCGCCGGGCGAATGACATTCAGGGTGAGACAGTCTTCCGATTGTTGAAACTGTTCTTGATGATCCTAAGATGACATTAGCTCGTGGCTCCAAGTGATATCTTGTAATGTAGCGACGTACACCATAGCCTATACAGTGAGGTCCGTATTCATGCGCAGATCGAGGATGCTCCCATACGTTTACGATagggcgaggaggatggAAGCGGTTCTGTCCTATGGGTGGCTGTGCATAAGGCATACCCAGGAAAACATCTTGATTAAACTTGTCGAGATGCCTTCCGATGTAGGTACCATTTCTGACTCTAGCAAGAGGCGGGCTGGTTGGCGATTGGCGCCCAAAGGTGTACGGTATTCGGAACCATAATAACCATATCAGGATGATCAAACATGATATTGATATGATGGCTGAGATGAGGCTTCCACCAAGGGAACAGTATCTCGGTTTCTGATTTGAATATTGCATTGTATAACTTGTCTACGGAATGTTCTGATCACAGCGATTGATATTTTATGCGTAGTCGCGTTATTCCGCTGTGTATGTCAACAATATGTATAATGGACTAAAGTGGATGCCTGATCCCAGAAGCCTCAGGCCCCAAGCCTATGAACGGGGGGCTACTAGTGTATTAGTTCTGGTTAGCGGGTAAGCATGCAGACCTAGTGGTAACGTTATATAACGGGGTTAAGCATTGCCAGCCCCATCAATTTTGGCCACTCTGGAGTCAAGGAACATCTGGTAAGCTATATGTACCACTGATGGTTGGATGATAGGGACGGTAAAACGCCAAGGAAATCACCACCATTATTATACAAAACACACCTTGATGTTGCTCGTAGTCCTTGCCCATAGCAACTGCACCGCACTACAAAGTGGAAATTTGCTGTTCCTGACTCTACGAATATTTGAGCTATAGATTCTGCCGTTGTTATAAGGAGCCAAGGGCAGCTCATAAAACCTTTAGCACCTTCTCGGGCCGGTATGTGTACAGCATGACAGCACGTGGTTTCAATGAGTAATTCTGTTAAATAAGCACAGAACCTTCTCGATGTCGAAACCGTTCTCTCTGTGGCAGCAATGGCAGACCGCCATTCGTGTTGTGTGAGTATCCGGGACCTTTTGTTCACAGCGGTCTACTGATTCAAAACAGGGTTTGGTTGTCTTTGAGCATTTGTGTCGTGTTGTCGAATAAGTGGCTTGTGGATGACATGGGATTTGGTACGCCCAACAAAAATCAATTCTCCTAAATTGATCAGTAAAGTAGTGCACTCGCTAATGTACACCGTGGTCCTCAGCATACCGTGAGACTCCCcaatttttaatatttttcgACGCTGAAACAATCTTTGAAGCCCCATTCTTAGCGACATGTCATATGCTATTCGGCGCACTAGTATCCTCATTTTTGCAAAGTTGCACTTCACTACCTGCCAGAAAGCCAACAAGTATAGGCACACCACAATATCTGTCGTTAATCACACCCctggcttttttctttattatgAGCATTGTATGCGGCAACGAGGCCATGGCACACATTAGCATCACAATGATTCAAATTCTCAAGGGGATGTCACCTGTCATCGTTTATGTAATCACTTTGTGCTTTGGAATGTCCAAGTTCAATGTCCAAAGAGCGGTGGCACTTCTGATGGTTTCCCTTGGTGTTTTCGTGGCTTCATCGAAGTCACTTCGGACAAGCTCATACGGAATATTCATACAGCTAATGGGAGTTGGTGCGGACTCCCTTCGGCTGGCATTAATGCAGAGGATTCTGACTGCTCATGATGAATCATTCGATCCAGCGGCCCTATTTCATCATCTCGCACCATTCTGTGCATTTCTTGGAGCAGTCAACACACTCTTCACGACGGTACCAACGGTTGCTGATCTTGCGCGTGTGTGGAAGATACTTTTGTTTAGCTGCACCCTGACATCAGCGCTCAACATATCTACACTGTCTCTTGTAAGCAATGGTACCTATGAACAGGATGGAGGTTAGCTGATTTTCACTACAGATTAAGGGTACATCTTCCGTATATCTCAGCGCCTGTGGAGTCATTAAAGACATCTCCCTTATGGCCGCATCCTCAATTATCTGGAGGACGAAACTTGATGTGCGTGAAGCAGTAGGCTATGGGGCAGCATTTTTCGGCTTGATCATGTACCACCATTTAAGCCACCAATCCAGAATATAGAGTAAATTAGCTCTATCAAGAGTGATACcgaaatattatattattgGAATGCTGGTTCTAAGGACTAGACTAGCTCTTTGTTAAACTAATTGGTAATGGGGCGTCAATTCAACATCCTAAAAATGACGATATTGACCCGAGACTCCTTGTCACGGTTCAAACATGCTACCTTTGTCTACGTAATCGTCATCCACCGTACAAGCCTCATCTTCAGATAGTAAATTCGACTGATCTATACTGGGTACTCGTGCCGAGAAGATATGGAAGTCTAAATATATACCGCGGACAATAAGAGTAGGCTTTTCTGTATCCTTGCTATTCTGTGGCTGCGCTGACTCCGATATCGATCTATGCCTGCGTCGATACTCGCTACAAGGGTACATTATCCATGATGTCAATCAAGTGCCAAAGCGGATATTATTTTGTTTATATGTTTCAGGCCTAGTATCGTACATGCAAACAGGGCATGACTGGATGCGCTATGCAGATATATTCAACCTACATAACCCCACCAAATTCATTCTGGCATGCAACAGGCCTACCAGCGTTGCTGCTGCATCTTGCACTAAACCGAATATTCGCGGTGTAGTCCGAGTTCGCTTTGGCGGCAAGATCATCCCACCCCTCTACAACGGCAATGTCGCTTGATACTTCACCCGCTTGCTTGTGGTGGTGAAAGACCTCCGGGTTTACTGTCAAGCAGCGCAAGGTCCCGCTTTGACACCATTCACGTAGATAATCAGTGATTATCCTGTCCATTCCTTGACGCGATAACTCGTACAGCTTACTCGCTGCAGGCTTAGTAAGGGCATAAGCGTATGTGCAGATAGGAGCAACAGATTTATGGACCATCCGGAGATGAGAAGGAAAGTTCGTCAACCGCCCATCGTTCTCCCGATACAAGGATGACTCGGGAAGCGTCTCATCCATAAATGATGCTGGGCTTTCAGGGATATAATCACCGCAGTGACCAAGCCATAGGAGGTCCCAGGCCTCACCATATGGAGACCAGTCAACCTGGCCCTTATCCCCGCTCACCTGCCGTATTAAGGGCGACGCTCGGAGCAATTGCTGCTTTACAGCGATATCCCAGTCTGCGTCGTCTTCCATCACCAGTACAGTGGCCCAGTTCTGGGCTATCATTTCCCGCCATATGTTCAGATGGCCCAGCCAGCAACGGGCCTGGCCCCTGCCAATATGGCCTGCTCGTCCTGGAACACCCTTACCTCTAAAGACGTCCACTTCATCATCCGACCAGGGAGGTTGAAGGGGCACCTCTAGGTCAACATGGGTATATTTGGCAGCTCTTAGAAGCCCATCTAACCGCCATGCGGTCCCGGTAGAGACAATGGCGATTTTCTCAAACTAAAATAGCGTTTAACGagttaaatctatagaaGAAGTAAATTTGTGGACAGCCGATACATACCCCAAGAGTGTTATTCAATGGAGCAAACCCACCCTTATGATGGGTATGTTGGGGTTTGAGCTTCTCGATCAATGGCGCTTGAAACGTCCTACATATAAGAAGAACAAAGGCTCCGACAATAGCAATGTTCCTCAACGTGTTTATCGACAGAGGCTGGGTGCGTTTCATGATTCTAAAGCTGTCGAGGAGCTCATCCAATGATGACCTATATCTAGGTCATAACTTACGGAATGGCCATGATGTATATTCGGTCTTCTGCTACGTGCGGATTCGGTTTGATCACGCATTCCATCGTGGTCGTGGAGCTGAGCTCGGCAGCGGATAAGGTTGCATTTCGTCGTATAAGCATGCATAAATGCTCGTTGCATAGTGACAATGATAATCCTCAAGATAACTTCAAATGTAAGCAAGAATGCAAGCTGACTACGGCAATCTATAATCTGTGAAGTTCGCTAATTGTTTCAGGGTAAGCAGCATCTTGGTTACTGATAATCAGAGCTCTCTGGCTTAGATGTTGGAAGCACTTCCTC
The sequence above is a segment of the Aspergillus flavus chromosome 4, complete sequence genome. Coding sequences within it:
- a CDS encoding uncharacterized protein (expressed protein) — encoded protein: MFSNKQYQHIPTDSTPDDLRLAEHDLDDQHPGTIGLAERLRKQWRILLSALSVIALVILGVILLIWYSSDSPERGTERINFDTVPSDYCGSTVVEARAKGCVFDLVTNNWVPKRCADAETAQEFREWVSNNVRLRQSWPYYYDGHGERQIASEEEMAAMVGQLVYTTTENHLGHCTFLMRRLHRFLDSDAETAISRINFNHTLHCSSEILRAVGNPECEDRGTITSAFLVGITGC
- a CDS encoding putative multidrug resistance protein gives rise to the protein MVAEYMWLAEVSAMWSLLFVIYTPLGLWRRRGAATKVVFPSLSGRLKLALGIGFSAIQLLYLLSSTRVTTSHRGLLPAVASFLAALGLCMLSYVEHYRNVRPSSAVIIYLTLFLVKDIISIPLLFRQSVSHEFALVIIRVVVELPLLATESCSKTGILQERYRHLPPETVTGILGRATFWWINSILKAGYDASLTQTELPSLDRPLSSRSLRRRIIRAWGGRSKPETKLTLPIILVKCFLREFWAPVIPRLFLILFRYSQPILMGITIQFVQDKALLGEQTSSGYWIVILTIMIYSGLAITTSLYQHRLNRLQVMTRGALIGLVHARCFRVVKPTIQDGKVLALITADVDNVIGVAEMWHETWAQIIEVMVGTALLVKKIGWFAGIPLIMVIGCSRLSAYVAKHIQGRQADWSTATQARLATITSVLAGAKSVKMLGLEDAISSLISELRSREISLSKKMRWIMVAYNASANALGIFSPALTLGIFAIFRGLDYALDAGTVFTSVALLTMVTHPANMVMTIIPRAVASLANFRRIQEYLTEQQLLDERHGLPQKPKDVGDTDNDRTSAMVLEHVDICLSGESCPLLRDINLKVNQGSIVICTGPVGTGKSILASALLGETRPARGRICLPDEQIAFCNQTPWLPNASIRDIICGGSRVIDYTWYQTVLDACCLSVDLETLEDPDGSQSCITNNGINLSGGQKSRIALARAVYSRSRIVILDDPFSSLDGGVKKHIIGALLGPGGLFRRMQTTVFLITAEDTYLNIADQVIVLTNNHVQPMSPEDVSAYEGTGTSDTQATAIKDHDDQTSDRFKVQADKMRMTDAADDLARRIGDIAVYRYYFSSVGIRNILLMISCTAVYAFCLTFSQNILRWWTDSGSAGSRGYLLLYFVASCIAWLATNGTMWSTHILIAPRSGFTLHSRLLSKILNAPLSYFSSAEAGTILNRFGQDIQLVDKQLPAAFANLSNQIFKLLMQAIVLFMVQPVMASTLPCCAVCIYFIQRIYLRTSRQLRFIDLESRSELYTNIVETVEGVDTIRAFGWESRFESSNIMKLDKSQGTMYLLLCLQRWLNVVLDLLITAIAVILIAFAITFRESATGGQVGVALNMIIAANTTLLRSVESWTSLETSLGSVARLKSVEEDTPVEKSSRDVLEPRLEWPTTGTIRIRSLSAAYKSQTPILRDVTLEVPAGQNITIRGRTGSGKSTFILALLQLLDKQDGLIEVDNMDLARLPLRIVRQRCFVSIPQEPFILPSASIRFNLDPYGQHDSTAIWKTLIKTNLWSHFSSPVGQGMTMTVGRDALDKTLSDFPPLSTGQRQVFASAQALLRARSAISCYECSLDGRRPILLLDEPSASLDEVTASSMQQIMEEFTSRGHTVITITHGMNVLQNQGREGSDQVLRMEDGRLVQTSG
- a CDS encoding Alpha/Beta hydrolase protein — protein: MQYSNQKPRYCSLGGSLISAIISISCLIILIWLLWFRIPYTFGRQSPTSPPLARVRNGTYIGRHLDKFNQDVFLGMPYAQPPIGQNRFHPPRPIVNVWEHPRSAHEYGPHCIGYGDHQEQFQQSEDCLTLNVIRPAGYERRLLPVGVYIYGGGRHGGGSSDGRYNMSFLVAHAASVGLPFIGVSINYRSSLWGFIAGESVQGTRNMNLGLQDQRLALHWIQENIHAFGGDRTKVTIWGGSSGAVSVGRHLTAYGGRDDGLFRAAILQSGTPIARTSFRTVDIDDLWQQLCIAAGCDTSDDQLECLRHKPFEELNAAFNDSADASSYMMASFSIPRLDGDFVQAFGSFDIKEGRFVKVPVLSGVVSSEAATYIPSQVSTWEDFRIFLTEHSGYPPATIQQLLSFYPDTNDSRVLNPPVGSFTSKELLDRVKNVLGDIEVNAAQRLLCEQFAVSAHCYSYIFNATPAWVQDPRIGVPHGAEIAPLFQNLDGLGFEGNAFLEKSLGYYDMSRLMGTMWAGFITALDPNVGLTRTPYRWPKYDLREPRVFIFSEEDIGLSIPDTHRQAAFQYIQAHFSGSFHK
- a CDS encoding triose-phosphate transporter family-domain-containing protein — encoded protein: MSKPFSLWQQWQTAIRVVVWLSLSICVVLSNKWLVDDMGFAYPPFLATCHMLFGALVSSFLQSCTSLPARKPTSIGTPQYLSLITPLAFFFIMSIVCGNEAMAHISITMIQILKGMSPVIVYVITLCFGMSKFNVQRAVALLMVSLGVFVASSKSLRTSSYGIFIQLMGVGADSLRLALMQRILTAHDESFDPAALFHHLAPFCAFLGAVNTLFTTVPTVADLARVWKILLFSCTLTSALNISTLSLIKGTSSVYLSACGVIKDISLMAASSIIWRTKLDVREAVGYGAAFFGLIMYHHLSHQSRI